Proteins from a genomic interval of Polaribacter sejongensis:
- a CDS encoding YchJ family protein, with the protein MKCPCNPSKLYKDCCKKAHQNIHSVTTPEILMRSRYSAFVMANIDYLQKSHHSSTRPSNFEKKEILAWTKSVEWLKLNVLQSTENTVEFKAFFYENSSLNVIHENSLFVKENDHWVYKSAL; encoded by the coding sequence ATGAAATGTCCTTGTAATCCATCTAAGTTATATAAAGATTGTTGTAAAAAAGCGCATCAAAATATACATTCTGTAACTACTCCAGAAATTTTAATGCGTTCTAGATATAGTGCTTTTGTGATGGCCAATATTGATTATCTACAAAAAAGTCACCATAGCTCTACCCGACCTTCTAATTTTGAGAAAAAAGAAATATTAGCTTGGACAAAATCTGTAGAATGGCTAAAATTAAATGTTTTACAATCCACAGAAAATACGGTTGAGTTTAAAGCCTTTTTTTATGAGAATAGTTCTTTAAATGTGATACATGAAAATTCTCTTTTTGTAAAGGAAAATGATCATTGGGTGTATAAAAGTGCTTTGTAA